In a genomic window of Demequina muriae:
- the heR gene encoding heliorhodopsin HeR produces MDTALAKLRPFNLIAGLLHLASFVAIVALANDATLPVRATYLNGPPGSDAFGEPVTLLDINIGYAVAGFLLLSAVFHFLVISPMFFPRYTAGLRENRNTFRWVEYSLSSSIMIVLILQLNGISEFTALAGLFTVNASMILFGWLQERYATPGDGDLLPFIFGSMVGIVPWLIIAINLIGPGNTSDETVPGFVWGIIISLFVFFNTFAVVQWLQYRAKGKWANYLRGERAYIVLSLVAKTALAWQVFSGALAS; encoded by the coding sequence ATGGACACCGCGCTCGCCAAGCTCCGCCCGTTCAACCTGATCGCCGGCCTGCTTCACCTCGCCTCGTTCGTCGCCATCGTGGCGCTCGCCAACGACGCCACCCTGCCCGTCCGTGCGACGTACCTCAACGGCCCACCCGGGTCCGATGCGTTCGGCGAACCGGTGACTCTGCTCGACATCAACATCGGGTACGCGGTGGCGGGGTTCCTGCTGCTCTCTGCGGTGTTCCACTTCCTCGTGATCTCACCGATGTTCTTCCCGCGCTACACGGCGGGACTTCGCGAGAACCGGAACACCTTCCGCTGGGTCGAGTACTCGCTGTCGTCATCGATCATGATCGTGCTCATCCTGCAGCTCAACGGCATCTCCGAGTTCACCGCGCTCGCCGGCCTCTTCACCGTCAACGCCAGCATGATCCTGTTCGGCTGGCTGCAGGAGCGCTATGCGACTCCCGGCGACGGCGACCTGCTGCCCTTCATCTTCGGCAGCATGGTGGGAATCGTGCCGTGGCTCATCATCGCGATCAACCTCATCGGCCCCGGCAACACCAGCGACGAGACTGTGCCCGGATTCGTGTGGGGGATCATCATCTCGCTGTTCGTGTTCTTCAACACGTTCGCGGTGGTGCAGTGGCTGCAGTACCGCGCGAAGGGGAAATGGGCGAACTACCTGCGCGGCGAGCGCGCCTACATCGTCCTCAGCCTGGTGGCCAAGACCGCTCTGGCGTGGCAGGTCTTCTCCGGCGCGCTCGCCAGCTAG
- a CDS encoding GGDEF domain-containing protein, protein MLDDETMRIALGAVSLVVLLLFYLGVYRPTRSSFSGWWTLSLLSAGTSSTLLLFNRGELELVVNSGSMALAAVGATCVWFATRALRRERLPRWILGVAPVAILVSAVGYEPVGDTWVDHGALSLYMAVMFVATAVEMWMAWKARRAMAQHALNREALVALLVIAIAGSALAAFYVLRTVMNVVFGPASDAFQMVVGSSAEDALLLVFLVAVTFSVSAIGWDEQAHDLRSRAMHDDLTGLLGRTEFRAQAKGALSGTESSGERALLVVADLDHFKDINDTHGHAAGDRALMAFAAVLTDHLRPGERAGRLGGEEFGLVLLDVDDAEALVRLRAISDDFAARTSTFDFPLPTVSYGFAGPHDGVPGDQVFEEADLAMYEAKAQGRDRAVRYTEQIGRRPSNLFRRRHGDQEDAVEPL, encoded by the coding sequence ATGTTGGACGACGAGACCATGCGCATCGCCCTGGGTGCGGTGTCGCTGGTGGTTCTCCTGTTGTTCTACCTGGGCGTGTATCGGCCCACCCGGTCCAGTTTCTCCGGCTGGTGGACGCTGTCGCTGTTGAGCGCGGGCACCTCGAGCACGTTGCTGCTGTTCAACCGCGGCGAACTGGAGCTCGTCGTCAATTCCGGATCGATGGCGTTGGCTGCGGTCGGCGCCACGTGTGTGTGGTTCGCGACGCGGGCTCTGCGGCGTGAGCGGCTGCCGCGATGGATATTGGGCGTCGCGCCCGTCGCGATTCTGGTGTCAGCGGTCGGGTATGAGCCTGTCGGAGACACGTGGGTCGATCATGGCGCGCTCAGCCTCTACATGGCGGTGATGTTCGTCGCGACCGCTGTGGAGATGTGGATGGCGTGGAAGGCGCGGCGCGCCATGGCTCAGCACGCACTGAATCGTGAGGCACTCGTGGCGCTCCTGGTGATCGCCATCGCGGGGAGCGCCCTCGCAGCGTTCTACGTTCTGCGCACGGTGATGAACGTCGTCTTCGGACCGGCGAGCGATGCGTTTCAGATGGTCGTGGGTTCCAGTGCGGAAGACGCGCTCTTGCTGGTCTTCTTGGTGGCCGTCACGTTCAGTGTCTCGGCGATCGGGTGGGATGAGCAGGCACACGACCTGCGGAGCCGGGCCATGCACGACGACCTCACCGGACTGCTGGGCCGGACGGAGTTCCGTGCTCAGGCCAAGGGCGCGCTGTCCGGAACGGAGTCCAGCGGGGAACGCGCGCTGCTGGTGGTGGCGGACCTGGACCACTTCAAGGACATCAACGACACCCATGGTCACGCCGCGGGGGATCGCGCGCTCATGGCCTTCGCTGCGGTGCTGACGGACCACCTCCGGCCAGGGGAGCGCGCGGGAAGGCTCGGCGGCGAGGAGTTCGGCTTGGTCCTCCTCGACGTGGATGACGCCGAGGCGCTGGTGCGGCTGCGCGCCATCAGCGACGACTTCGCGGCGCGAACGAGCACGTTCGACTTCCCGCTTCCCACGGTCAGCTACGGCTTCGCCGGGCCCCACGACGGTGTTCCGGGCGATCAGGTCTTCGAAGAGGCGGACCTGGCGATGTACGAGGCCAAGGCGCAGGGCCGCGACCGGGCCGTGCGGTACACCGAGCAGATCGGCCGGCGGCCCAGCAACCTGTTCCGCCGCAGACACGGCGACCAGGAGGACGCAGTCGAGCCCCTCTAG
- a CDS encoding ABC transporter ATP-binding protein produces MSTLQLTGVSRWYGDVVAVNDVTMTVGPGVTGLLGPNGAGKSTLISMMGGFLPPSAGTVTLDGAPVWRDTDAYRSIGLVPETEAMYDMISGWEFVLANARLHGLADPVAAARAAVEQVDMMDAKDRDISGYSKGMKQRIKMATALVHDPAVLLLDEPFNGMDPRQRLHLMELLQSLAAQGRTVLFSSHILEEVEEIAGTIEVMVAGRHAASGDFRRIRKLMTQRPHQYTIRSSDDRALAAAIIADGSADSVDVSSGSLAVQAADFGRFVAALPRLAQDGQVRLLEVTPADESLESVFAYLVAR; encoded by the coding sequence ATGAGCACGCTTCAGCTGACGGGCGTCTCGCGCTGGTACGGCGACGTGGTGGCCGTCAACGACGTCACCATGACCGTCGGCCCCGGCGTGACCGGACTGCTCGGCCCCAACGGCGCCGGGAAGTCGACACTGATCTCGATGATGGGCGGGTTCCTTCCGCCCTCGGCGGGGACGGTCACGCTCGACGGCGCACCGGTGTGGCGAGACACCGACGCCTACCGGTCCATCGGGTTGGTCCCGGAGACCGAGGCCATGTACGACATGATCTCGGGGTGGGAGTTCGTGCTCGCCAACGCGCGACTCCACGGGCTCGCTGACCCCGTCGCGGCCGCGCGTGCAGCTGTCGAGCAGGTGGACATGATGGACGCGAAGGACCGCGACATCTCCGGCTACTCGAAGGGCATGAAGCAGCGCATCAAGATGGCGACCGCGCTCGTTCACGACCCTGCCGTGCTGCTGCTCGACGAGCCCTTCAACGGCATGGACCCGCGCCAGCGCCTGCACCTCATGGAACTGCTCCAGTCGCTCGCGGCACAGGGCCGCACCGTGCTGTTCAGCAGCCACATTCTCGAGGAAGTCGAGGAGATCGCCGGCACCATCGAGGTGATGGTCGCCGGCAGGCACGCGGCATCGGGGGACTTCCGGCGCATCCGCAAACTCATGACGCAGCGCCCGCACCAGTACACGATCCGCTCGAGCGACGACCGTGCGCTCGCGGCCGCCATCATCGCGGACGGTTCGGCGGACAGCGTCGACGTCTCGTCCGGATCGCTCGCCGTCCAGGCTGCGGACTTCGGGCGGTTCGTCGCGGCGCTGCCCCGCCTTGCGCAGGACGGCCAGGTGCGACTGCTGGAGGTCACACCCGCCGACGAATCTCTCGAGAGCGTGTTCGCGTACTTGGTGGCGCGATGA
- a CDS encoding ABC transporter substrate-binding protein, producing the protein MNPLFRTASLAALAAGTAITLAACSSAPAAIAPTDSPAESTPVTVVLDWTPNTNHSGLYLALENGWYEDAGLDVTVIEPGETSGLQLIAAGQADFAFSVAEGLLPARAAGADVVSVATVIEHNTSSLLSLAEDGITRPRDLEGKRYGSYGSDLEETIISSLVACDGGDPALVEHAPLVSNDFRIGLTQDEFDAAWVFDAWDTVRLGEVDGLDVSTIAFRDWFDCIPDWYTPLLATTGETIDGSPEVVRAFVETTARGYATAMEDPQAAADALMDVAPELDQELVTASAQWLAYEYAASPDAWGVQQESTWTEFSQWLTDGDMLDGDPDVDGAWTNAFLPSQP; encoded by the coding sequence ATGAACCCCCTGTTCCGCACCGCATCGCTCGCCGCCCTTGCCGCAGGCACAGCCATCACCCTCGCCGCCTGCTCCAGCGCCCCGGCAGCGATCGCTCCCACCGACTCCCCCGCCGAGTCGACCCCCGTCACGGTGGTGCTCGACTGGACGCCCAACACCAACCACTCCGGCCTCTACCTCGCGCTGGAGAACGGCTGGTACGAGGACGCCGGGCTGGACGTCACAGTGATCGAGCCCGGTGAGACGTCGGGCCTGCAGCTGATCGCGGCCGGGCAGGCAGACTTCGCGTTCTCCGTCGCGGAAGGGCTGCTCCCCGCCCGCGCCGCCGGGGCCGACGTGGTGTCCGTCGCCACCGTCATCGAGCACAACACCTCGTCGCTGCTCTCGCTCGCAGAGGACGGCATCACCCGACCGCGCGACCTCGAGGGCAAGCGCTACGGCTCATACGGGTCAGACCTGGAGGAGACGATCATCTCGAGCCTGGTCGCATGCGACGGCGGCGACCCAGCGCTGGTGGAACACGCGCCGCTGGTGAGCAATGACTTCCGCATCGGCCTCACGCAGGACGAGTTCGATGCCGCGTGGGTCTTCGACGCCTGGGACACGGTGCGACTTGGGGAGGTCGACGGCCTGGACGTCTCGACCATCGCCTTCCGAGACTGGTTCGACTGCATCCCCGACTGGTACACGCCGCTGCTCGCCACCACCGGAGAGACCATCGACGGCTCGCCCGAGGTGGTCCGCGCGTTCGTCGAGACCACCGCGCGCGGGTACGCGACAGCCATGGAGGACCCCCAGGCCGCGGCCGATGCGCTCATGGACGTCGCTCCCGAGCTCGACCAGGAGCTGGTCACCGCGAGCGCCCAGTGGCTCGCCTACGAGTACGCCGCGTCTCCGGACGCTTGGGGCGTGCAGCAGGAATCGACCTGGACGGAGTTCTCGCAGTGGCTCACGGACGGCGACATGCTCGACGGCGACCCCGACGTCGACGGAGCGTGGACGAACGCGTTCCTGCCCTCGCAGCCATGA
- a CDS encoding thiamine-binding protein — MIAEIQVLPRPVGTPDDRYAHVDAAIATIEASGLSYEVGGMGTTFEGTPDQVWALLRQVHESTIAAGAEGCLSVIKVSGAAGDRGPSVQDLVSKHRR; from the coding sequence GTGATCGCCGAGATCCAAGTCCTTCCCCGCCCTGTCGGCACGCCCGACGACCGCTACGCCCACGTCGACGCGGCCATCGCCACCATCGAGGCCTCCGGCCTGTCCTACGAGGTGGGCGGCATGGGCACCACGTTCGAGGGCACGCCCGACCAGGTCTGGGCCCTGCTGCGCCAGGTCCATGAGTCCACCATCGCTGCCGGAGCGGAAGGCTGCCTGTCCGTCATCAAGGTCTCTGGCGCGGCCGGTGACCGCGGGCCGAGCGTCCAGGATCTGGTGAGCAAGCACCGCCGATGA
- a CDS encoding ABC transporter permease, which translates to MADHTPPLGAAPGGAEPAAPQSQGVIHDIGFRHYDGPRLGRGWIVRSLLVETFRGVFGFGRPAKAKIMPWILVGILMAPPLIFALIAVLLGLDELPTSYTEYLPTMGFVVSLFVASRAPYCVSRDLRHGVMPLYLSRPIHRDDYVLAKFAGMALALFSVLAAAQTLLFVGALLAKLPVGAQIVGYAQGLVASALVALVLSAIGLVLAALTPRRGMGVAVIITALVVLGGVGTVVSTLLTENGSATLGGYLAAIDPFLLVDGIAVSWFGVDSAIGLDADPGPLGGLVFMVWAAAIVAGGIALLMRRYRKVGIA; encoded by the coding sequence ATGGCTGACCACACGCCGCCGCTCGGCGCCGCCCCCGGTGGCGCGGAGCCCGCCGCCCCGCAGTCTCAGGGCGTCATCCACGACATCGGCTTCCGGCACTACGACGGACCCCGCCTCGGCCGCGGCTGGATCGTCAGGTCGCTGCTCGTCGAGACCTTCCGGGGAGTGTTCGGCTTCGGCCGCCCGGCCAAGGCCAAGATCATGCCGTGGATCCTCGTGGGCATCCTGATGGCTCCGCCGCTGATCTTCGCGCTCATCGCGGTGCTGCTGGGGCTCGATGAGCTGCCGACGTCCTATACCGAGTACCTGCCGACCATGGGGTTCGTGGTGTCGCTGTTCGTCGCCAGCCGCGCTCCCTACTGCGTCTCCCGCGATCTTCGCCACGGCGTGATGCCGCTGTACCTGTCAAGGCCGATCCATCGCGACGACTACGTGCTCGCCAAGTTCGCGGGCATGGCGCTCGCACTGTTCTCTGTGCTGGCCGCCGCGCAGACCCTGTTGTTCGTCGGCGCTCTGCTGGCCAAGCTGCCGGTGGGCGCCCAGATCGTCGGCTACGCGCAGGGCCTCGTCGCGTCGGCCCTGGTCGCGCTGGTGCTCAGCGCCATCGGCCTCGTCCTCGCGGCGCTCACGCCTCGACGCGGGATGGGGGTGGCCGTGATCATCACGGCGCTCGTGGTGCTGGGCGGCGTCGGGACCGTTGTATCCACACTGCTGACCGAGAACGGGAGCGCGACCCTCGGCGGGTACCTCGCGGCGATCGACCCGTTCCTGCTGGTCGACGGCATCGCGGTGTCATGGTTCGGTGTGGACTCGGCGATCGGCCTCGACGCCGATCCCGGTCCTCTGGGCGGGCTGGTCTTCATGGTGTGGGCCGCCGCAATCGTCGCGGGCGGCATCGCTCTGCTGATGCGTCGCTACAGGAAGGTGGGCATCGCATGA
- a CDS encoding ABC transporter ATP-binding protein, translating into MPAIATQGLTRSFGPVTALSQLTVEMPTGVVGLVGANGAGKSTFIKILLGLLPPTSGTATVLGLDCLSDGLKIREVVGYMPESECLPPDVSATEFIVHMARMSGLPTDVARERTADTLRHVGLYEERYRPIGGYSTGMRQRVKLAQALVHDPQLVLLDEPTNGLDPAGRDDMLELIRRISADFGISVVVTSHLLGELERIADHIVSIEAGVLQHSTSTAAATEFSGMMLVEVTDRGPEVVERLHALGAKVTTGAQAHSFVVAIKDEQVLDDVRSVVVDLGVGLIRMQRGRHHLTEMFSTPQEALHG; encoded by the coding sequence ATGCCCGCCATCGCCACGCAAGGCCTGACGAGGTCCTTCGGCCCCGTGACCGCGCTGTCACAGCTCACCGTCGAGATGCCCACCGGGGTGGTAGGACTCGTGGGCGCCAACGGAGCCGGCAAGTCGACCTTCATCAAGATCCTTCTTGGTCTGCTTCCCCCCACGTCGGGGACTGCGACCGTCCTGGGATTGGACTGCCTCTCGGACGGTCTCAAGATCCGTGAGGTCGTGGGCTACATGCCGGAGAGCGAGTGCCTGCCGCCCGACGTCTCGGCCACCGAGTTCATCGTGCACATGGCGCGCATGTCCGGGCTGCCGACGGACGTGGCGCGGGAGCGCACCGCGGACACGCTGCGGCACGTGGGGCTGTACGAAGAGCGCTACCGTCCCATCGGCGGCTACTCCACGGGCATGCGCCAACGCGTCAAGCTCGCTCAGGCGCTCGTGCATGACCCCCAGCTGGTGCTGCTCGACGAACCCACCAATGGGCTCGACCCCGCGGGCCGCGACGACATGCTCGAGCTCATCCGGCGCATCAGCGCGGACTTCGGCATCTCCGTGGTCGTGACGTCGCATCTGCTGGGCGAGCTCGAGCGCATCGCCGATCACATCGTGTCCATCGAGGCGGGCGTGCTCCAGCACTCCACCTCCACGGCCGCGGCCACGGAGTTCAGCGGAATGATGCTGGTCGAGGTGACCGACCGCGGGCCGGAGGTGGTCGAGCGGCTCCACGCGCTCGGGGCCAAGGTGACCACCGGCGCTCAGGCCCACAGTTTCGTGGTGGCGATCAAGGACGAGCAGGTGCTCGACGACGTGCGTAGCGTGGTGGTGGACCTCGGGGTCGGCCTCATCCGCATGCAGCGCGGCCGTCACCACCTCACCGAGATGTTCTCGACGCCGCAGGAGGCGCTCCATGGCTGA
- a CDS encoding GGDEF domain-containing protein: MLDDQTMRFALGAVSLTVLVLFYLGVYRPTRSGFSAWWSVSLLLAGLAILLLLFNDSPVRAVTYPMSTALAAAGSTCVWFAMRSLRSRRLPRWLLAVGPLAILVPASMATPDESGMATTGPVSLYMATMFIAGAAEAWKAWQTRRVSADGEPNAEALVALLVIAIAATALGSFYSLRFVMLMVAGPDSGAFERTAGSAPEDVTLLVCMVAVTFSVSAVGWDQQTRTLRRLAMKDDLTGLWGRSEFRAQAKRAMAGAQARGEGALLVVADLDHFKDINDTHGHAAGDSALMVFAAVVTSHLRPEECAGRLGGEEFGLVLLDVDDADALVRLRALSDDFASRSTRFDFPLPTVSYGVAGPRDGDSVDQVFEQADQAMYVAKAQGRDRAVRYTEEIGRRPSNLLRRRQSDREDVAEPL; this comes from the coding sequence GTGCTCGACGATCAGACCATGCGCTTCGCGCTCGGTGCCGTGTCATTGACGGTGCTCGTGCTGTTCTACCTGGGCGTCTACCGGCCCACGCGGTCCGGCTTCTCCGCCTGGTGGAGCGTCTCGCTGCTGCTCGCCGGGTTGGCGATCCTGCTCCTCCTGTTCAACGACAGTCCCGTGCGGGCGGTGACCTATCCGATGTCGACCGCGCTCGCCGCGGCGGGGTCGACCTGCGTGTGGTTCGCGATGCGCTCGTTGCGGAGCCGGCGACTGCCGCGGTGGCTGCTCGCCGTCGGGCCGCTGGCGATCCTGGTCCCGGCGTCGATGGCGACACCTGATGAGAGCGGCATGGCGACCACGGGGCCTGTGTCCTTGTACATGGCGACGATGTTTATTGCGGGAGCGGCCGAGGCGTGGAAGGCGTGGCAGACGCGGCGCGTGAGCGCTGACGGCGAGCCGAACGCTGAGGCCCTGGTCGCGCTCCTCGTGATCGCCATCGCGGCCACCGCACTCGGCTCGTTCTACTCGCTCCGGTTCGTCATGCTGATGGTGGCGGGCCCGGACAGTGGGGCCTTCGAGCGCACGGCCGGCTCGGCCCCCGAGGACGTCACGCTGCTGGTCTGCATGGTGGCGGTGACGTTCAGCGTCTCGGCCGTGGGCTGGGATCAGCAGACCCGAACGCTGCGACGCCTGGCGATGAAGGACGACCTGACGGGGCTGTGGGGGAGGTCGGAGTTCCGTGCACAGGCCAAGCGCGCCATGGCCGGAGCGCAGGCCAGGGGAGAGGGCGCCCTCCTGGTGGTCGCGGACCTCGATCACTTCAAGGACATCAACGACACGCACGGCCACGCCGCGGGGGACAGCGCGCTGATGGTCTTCGCCGCGGTGGTGACGAGCCACCTCCGGCCAGAGGAGTGCGCGGGACGCCTGGGCGGCGAGGAGTTCGGCTTGGTCCTTCTCGACGTCGATGACGCCGATGCGCTGGTGCGTCTCCGCGCTCTCAGCGACGATTTCGCGTCACGGTCGACTCGGTTCGACTTCCCGCTTCCCACAGTCAGCTACGGCGTGGCCGGGCCCCGCGACGGCGACTCCGTGGACCAGGTCTTCGAGCAGGCCGACCAGGCGATGTACGTGGCCAAGGCGCAGGGCCGCGACCGGGCGGTGCGGTACACCGAGGAGATCGGCCGGCGGCCCAGCAACCTGCTGCGCCGGAGGCAGAGCGACCGCGAGGACGTGGCCGAGCCCCTCTAG
- a CDS encoding ABC transporter permease, whose protein sequence is MTRGSRGHAALIGTATVVLLLVTWEASVRLGELPEFVLPSPSQVVSAAVDQAPTLGRHIATTATEAVLGLALGTALGWLLAVLTSAVASVGHVARPVVLLSQTIPTVVLAPLMILWAGFGLTSKVVLVALTVFFPVLVAATAAIREVDAEYSDTVAGLGGGRAHQLWLVRLPASIPGALAGLRIAATYAVGAAVVSEYLAGESGIGVFIQRSRKAYAVDQIFVGILLIALLSAVMVAAITLLRRVATPWRAPVARH, encoded by the coding sequence ATGACGCGCGGCAGCCGAGGCCACGCCGCCCTCATCGGCACCGCCACGGTCGTGCTGCTGCTGGTCACCTGGGAGGCATCGGTGCGGCTGGGCGAGCTGCCCGAGTTCGTGCTGCCCAGCCCCTCCCAGGTGGTCAGCGCGGCCGTCGACCAGGCACCCACCCTCGGACGGCACATCGCGACGACCGCCACCGAGGCGGTGCTGGGGCTCGCCCTGGGCACCGCACTGGGCTGGCTGCTGGCCGTGCTGACCTCGGCCGTGGCCTCCGTCGGCCACGTCGCCCGGCCGGTGGTACTGCTCAGCCAGACCATCCCGACGGTCGTGCTGGCGCCGCTGATGATCCTGTGGGCGGGCTTCGGCCTCACCTCCAAGGTGGTGCTGGTCGCACTCACCGTGTTCTTCCCCGTCCTGGTCGCCGCCACCGCGGCAATACGCGAGGTGGACGCCGAGTACTCGGACACGGTGGCCGGCCTCGGTGGCGGTCGTGCCCACCAGCTGTGGCTGGTGCGACTGCCCGCGTCCATCCCGGGTGCGCTTGCGGGCCTGCGCATCGCGGCCACCTACGCCGTAGGCGCCGCGGTGGTATCGGAATACCTCGCGGGCGAGTCCGGCATCGGCGTCTTCATCCAGCGCTCCCGCAAGGCGTACGCCGTCGATCAGATCTTCGTCGGAATCCTGCTCATCGCGCTGCTTTCCGCAGTCATGGTCGCCGCGATCACGCTGCTGAGGCGCGTCGCCACCCCGTGGCGGGCCCCCGTGGCGCGCCACTGA
- a CDS encoding GGDEF domain-containing protein yields the protein MLDDQTMRIVLGGVTLTVLILFYVGVYRPTRSSFSGWWTLALLCAAIARALLLLNGSGLQVVTNPASILLAVIGVTCVWFATRSLRRERLPRWLLGVAPVAILVPKLVEGAAGGVLAGNGPLFLYMSVMFGAGTVETWLAWRARRALAEPARNGEAVVALLVTAIAGTVFATFYVLRAITHVVERPSSGGFELTGFTGTDSIVLLVCLVGVTFSVSAVSWDQQTQELRRRAMHDDLTGLLDRMEFRLQAERAFEDARSSGRGAMVVVADLDQFKAVNDVHGHAAGDGALVAFATALKDSVRAGEVAGRQGGDEFGMVLLDEDDAGALARLRAIGDAYAAHANSVDFPLPTVSFGFASIDDGDSLWEVYERADLAMYVAKADGRDRAVRYSADVALRERREPSAPVTSDSATPDSAPPAAAVP from the coding sequence GTGCTCGATGACCAGACCATGCGCATCGTTCTCGGCGGCGTGACGCTGACGGTCCTCATCCTGTTCTATGTGGGCGTCTACCGGCCCACGCGATCCAGTTTCTCCGGATGGTGGACGCTTGCGCTGCTGTGCGCGGCCATCGCGCGTGCGCTCCTGCTGCTCAACGGCAGCGGCCTGCAGGTGGTCACGAACCCGGCATCGATCCTGCTCGCGGTGATCGGTGTCACCTGCGTGTGGTTCGCGACGCGGTCGCTGCGCCGTGAACGACTGCCGCGGTGGCTGCTCGGCGTGGCCCCCGTCGCCATCCTGGTGCCGAAGCTCGTCGAGGGTGCTGCTGGTGGGGTCCTGGCGGGGAATGGTCCGCTGTTCCTTTACATGTCCGTGATGTTCGGGGCGGGGACCGTGGAGACGTGGCTGGCGTGGAGAGCGCGGCGCGCTCTAGCCGAGCCCGCTCGCAATGGGGAGGCAGTGGTCGCTCTTCTGGTGACCGCCATTGCAGGAACCGTGTTCGCCACGTTCTACGTGCTCCGCGCGATCACCCACGTGGTGGAACGTCCGAGCAGCGGTGGCTTCGAGCTGACGGGGTTCACCGGCACGGACAGCATCGTCCTGCTGGTCTGTCTCGTGGGGGTCACGTTCAGCGTGTCGGCCGTGAGCTGGGACCAGCAGACGCAGGAACTTCGTCGCCGCGCGATGCATGACGATCTCACCGGCCTCCTGGACCGTATGGAGTTCCGTCTGCAGGCCGAGCGTGCATTCGAGGACGCGCGGTCGAGCGGCCGGGGGGCAATGGTGGTGGTGGCCGATCTCGACCAGTTCAAGGCGGTCAACGACGTTCACGGCCATGCGGCGGGGGATGGCGCACTCGTAGCGTTCGCCACCGCACTGAAGGACTCCGTCCGCGCCGGAGAAGTGGCAGGACGGCAGGGTGGCGACGAGTTCGGCATGGTGCTCCTCGACGAGGACGACGCCGGTGCGTTGGCGCGTCTGAGGGCCATCGGCGACGCGTATGCCGCACATGCGAACAGCGTCGACTTCCCGCTCCCCACGGTGAGCTTTGGGTTTGCCTCAATCGACGACGGCGATTCGCTCTGGGAGGTGTACGAGCGGGCGGACCTGGCGATGTACGTGGCCAAGGCAGACGGCCGCGACCGAGCGGTGAGGTACTCCGCCGACGTCGCCCTGCGGGAGAGGCGCGAGCCGAGTGCGCCGGTGACTTCGGACAGCGCGACTCCGGACAGCGCGCCTCCGGCAGCGGCGGTGCCGTGA
- a CDS encoding ABC transporter ATP-binding protein, whose amino-acid sequence MTDVTVTPADARAGSVSAPVLAVRDLSITFPPSRRGERGLEVLDGLDLAMGDGEFVAVLGPSGCGKSTLLRALGGLLDPRARVTGEIAVPRDASGRRATAWMPQRDGLLPWRRALPNAMVGAIAAGVPRERALPRARRLFDEFGLGGFERAWPHELSGGMRQRLALLRTCLAERPVLLLDEPFGGLDPVTRRRMNAWLASVRLTERAADATALDAEEPAAAGSGVVLVTHDIDEAMMLADRIVVLSDRPGRVVHESRARSGDRYDRDTLLAALDC is encoded by the coding sequence ATGACCGACGTCACCGTCACCCCGGCCGATGCGCGGGCCGGGTCGGTCTCCGCGCCCGTCCTGGCGGTGCGTGACCTGAGCATCACCTTCCCTCCGTCGCGCCGCGGCGAGCGCGGTCTCGAGGTGCTGGATGGGCTGGACCTCGCGATGGGGGACGGCGAGTTCGTCGCCGTCCTTGGGCCCTCCGGATGCGGCAAGTCCACGCTGCTGCGCGCGCTCGGGGGGCTGCTGGATCCACGTGCACGAGTCACGGGCGAGATCGCCGTGCCGCGGGACGCGAGTGGCCGTCGGGCGACGGCATGGATGCCTCAACGAGATGGGCTGCTGCCGTGGCGCCGGGCGTTGCCGAACGCGATGGTGGGTGCCATCGCGGCCGGGGTCCCTCGGGAGCGGGCCCTCCCGCGGGCGCGGCGGCTCTTCGATGAGTTCGGCCTCGGCGGGTTCGAGCGGGCCTGGCCGCACGAACTGTCAGGGGGGATGAGGCAGCGTCTTGCGCTGCTCCGCACCTGCCTCGCTGAGCGCCCCGTGCTGCTGCTCGACGAGCCGTTCGGGGGGCTCGACCCGGTCACCCGACGGCGCATGAACGCCTGGCTCGCGTCGGTCCGTCTGACCGAGCGTGCCGCCGATGCCACGGCTCTCGACGCTGAGGAGCCGGCCGCCGCGGGCTCCGGGGTGGTGCTGGTCACGCACGACATCGACGAGGCGATGATGCTCGCGGACCGCATCGTGGTGCTCTCGGACCGGCCGGGGCGGGTGGTGCACGAGTCTCGAGCGCGATCCGGCGACCGCTACGACCGCGACACGCTGCTCGCCGCCCTCGACTGCTGA